The sequence below is a genomic window from Homalodisca vitripennis isolate AUS2020 unplaced genomic scaffold, UT_GWSS_2.1 ScUCBcl_426;HRSCAF=2389, whole genome shotgun sequence.
ccgctttaAAGAGGTGAAATGTTTTTGGTACTTATATATcatgtaataaagattttaatacgagtgtttccttttaacttttttctttacatttttatgatttttttttaattttataaaaacccgaaaaaatcataatttttgctgtaaaaaaactaaagcataaaactaaaaaaacccatgttaaagtttttataataactacaagAGGATGTGGTAAAAATTGTAGAGTtttatctcttgtagtttctgagataacgggtcattttatgtaaaaaatcacgGTTTTGGGGAAAACGCAAATAAAGATTTGGCCTACAGGAAATTATTCAATTACTGAcctataaaattagtttagtgcAATCCAGCACCATACGATGGTTGGTCTGGGTCCTCTTCTTCAGCAAAATCTTCTTCCAACCTCCTTTTGGCACTTTCACGTCGTTGTCTGGCTTTTTTCTGGAGTTTTGAAAGTTCTCGCTCGCCCCTTTGCACTCGCAGTCTGTCTAGTTTACTCATTACTGAAGCTGTGTTTTTCTAACAGTCATTCCAAGTTCCTTCAAGACAAGGCACCTTGTGGCATTTCCtgtgttaaaacttaaaatggcttcataaacaccaaactcCAGGGTTTGTAGACCTACAAACACCGTTTTGGGTAGTAGTGACCAAATTACAACATTGACCAACTCATTGGGATTTTGGGACTTACCATGCAGGCATTTCTTCAACAGGGCAGGATCTGCCAAATCCTGAAAAATAGGCTTGATCTGGCTCATAATAACTTCAGGTATATGCATGTGCTTCAAAtgatcatatatttcattgttagcGACAGCTCGCTGATATTTACACCAGCTCTCTTTGCCTTTTTCACAGAGCCCGTGCTGTAGATTTTCATTAGTGgacaacaaatgaaaatattcagCCCATACTGCTTGCCTCATTTTATCTAAATTTCCAGTATTCCTCCGAATAGCTAATCCGTAATATTTCTGAATGGCTAAGATGCGTTCATCTGTAAGGCGATTTCTTCCACCAATGGTTTTTTCCATCGGCAAGGACAAGTTTTCCTGATTTTAGTTTCTTTAGGCGAGCACCCATTCTTTTTCGTACATGTCCACAACACTCCATTTTCTCAATCACATAGTCATCTTCATAAGGCTGTCAGCAACAGAGCTAAACGCACTGGAATCGCCATcccctaaataatatttatattttacgccAAACTCAGTTTCTGACCTACCAAAGATTTGTTTTGCTCCATTTACTTCCATAGCCCCACTAGAGCCTATGAAATTAGCTTTACAGTTTTCATTGtgtatgttttgtaattaatCTTTGCACGTACAGAACTTACTTACAATGGCCACATTAATAACACAACCTGTATCGACACTTGTTACAGTCACAACTCCATTATTTGATGTGTGCCCCCTCTTTTGCCAGGTGCCATCTACTGCCACAGTTAGTTCTCTGCTTCCATCATTTTCCTGAACAGCTTCCTCAATTGCTTCCTTCATTACAACGTTACAAACTTCCTTAGTGACTTTGCCAACCCCATATTCATAACCACTCATATTCAATCACACACGTatctataaaatcaataattctttttaatacagTTGTACGTGATAtgtctaaatattataaaaacccactctttgtaaaaaaatgcaaaattgcgATTTTGCAGTACacttttaatttgtgtaatttagtgcatgtaaataaaaaaaatccttaaaatgtcataaatattcaagaaaacatgtaaaatgagataataatcatttttgaaaattgtaaaatgtcatttaaatgaAGCAGATCCCTACACAAACTAGGGCGataatctgtttattttatagtaattaattgaACTGTACAATACTTTGAAATGCAATAATAATTCAATGTAGGTAGttctaaacaatttattatttgtatacaaatataaaatttattttaaagaatgtgtCTATTGATTATTAGCGATTTTGTCatattcatgtatattttatacattaaaatattacacagttaaaaatgttaaatgatgctgaaaacaaattttattctcaTACAAATACTATTGGAGGTTGAACAAAACGTTCAAGTACAAAATTTGTTTGGTTCACCTaaccttaattttattaaatactagctgtttTTCGCGGTTTCGCACGCTTTTGGTAAACTTTGCCCAAATATTGCTTTgtcttcaaatagtgtttggctatttaatatacgtaaccgTCTCGTAATTGgagtttataatatgcaggcgcttGGATAGcttgtatattttgcagcgcagtctggtggtgagttacatcaatggccatagcatataaaccttctacgtggaaaaatacaaataaatacaaatttttatagtgATTGGTCCAATAGtatctgagtctataaaggacaaacacactaacattcatttatatatatttagattatgtattttgttattttcattcgtgatttcctatttgatttctcagatttatGGTACATTTAACACGATTTTACAATGAATTTCGGTTGGCttcaaaagtggtctagaaaccccatattcatatctactaataTGTAGGCCTATACATACAATAGTTGTAATCAAATTACTTCACATCTTTAGATATTTTATTCACAGCAGGTGGGTCAGAATATCTATAAGTGACTCTAGCTGTTCCATCAGCTGCTCAGTCTGATGTACAACCTCAACAATGAATAGCCAGAGCATCATCAGGAAGTAAACTTCACACCAAGCCATAGTGAGCTGCTCCTTTATGTTGCGTAAAGCCATGaccattaaaaagtttaaaaatagatAATGTTCAAGAAATCAGTTCAGCTTTCAGAGGAGGTAAGGTATATAGCAAAACAAATATATGGTGCCTTATCATGTTTTTGTTTCAAACGTTTTTATTACAATGCAATTGATTTACTGTATCCATACACATACATTAATGTCTATACTATTAAATACATATCTAACGGTGTCTCTCtgtgtattttttacttaaatcttTGGTACTTTGCAGAGGCtactatttttacttattttcttacaGGGAACCTAAAAAGATTAAGTTATTAGATATCACAGACTATTTTACTTGGAACCGGTTCTTATTTTTTGCCTCTCAAAAGGAAGCGATATCGGCGAGAAGGACACCACTCTGTTCCTATTTACTATTATTTCTCCAGAAAGAAAATTCGTCCAAAAATAATAGACTCTGGATAGTATACCAAAGTACCAAATCTGCTGGtggtcagcagcgatatggcaacactgccTGGAATGTCACCAGACTATTTTGGTGCGGGCTGCTCTCTAgtgttagtttagtttatttcagCATGAGTTGACTCGCAACATGCACGTTGTGAATCCTGTCTTATGCATGTCACGACACGACGTTTCGTTATGGTTGTTATAACGTTTTCTGAAGAAGAGTCCAGATTGCAAATCTCATACTGTGGTATTAATGAATTAGAATTAGTTGATTTACTgcacgatggcaaatgtttgaaaaaattatgttaccTTCTAAATTATGATTACACTGATGACTATACCACAACCCGCCCATCAAGTATTTAGTTTTGGGGTTATGTTAGGGTTAGAATAGCAAATACTTTTgtatcactcctgaatcaaaatattaaacaaattgtttaaccTCTCTTATAACCTTCTCATATCAGTTCTTACAACTAAACATgtattcaatgtaaaattattagagTTTATGCTAAAGTAAAAAGTAGAATACTACTAGTGTACCGAGTAACCCAAaactaacaaattttcaaattaattcaaagcaTAAAggtctttttattaattttgcttctataaataagtaataacacAGTATCATAAAATCCAGTATACAATAAATCATATGTAATAATGTGTCATGGATCTATCGGAACTGCACCTACATGGCACTCCATGCTCAGAACATGTTTTATGATAATAACTATTTTGCATAAAATAGATTTTCACTTAACTGAATTACTTTGGTCCCATAAAATTTAGATAAACGAGACTAATGTATGGTCTTGCCAGAGGATATTATTTATTCTAGTCTGTTTTGAAAGGGAGCAACCTCCCTATATCTAACATTGTAGATTACCATGTCCATTTATCACGTGTTGTGATTGAGGCGTCGCCTACAACTGCCACGATGTGTGAGAACAGGTCATTTCATATGCGGTTTACAGCAGCACCAACAAACTGAAGCATCCATGGACCAACAAGGCATAAGTGACTGCTTGTGAACTCTGCACATTAATATTCTATGAACTTGCACAATCACTTGGACTTTCCTGGGTTTCTCTCCCTGATGGATCACATCCCCAGGGTCAAGCACCACGCTGAGGGTGGGCCATCTCTCTAGAGGTGGTATTTTAGATTGAAAATCTGTGTTAGTAAAGATAATAAACAGTACAATTATTCTCAAGTTCCATGCACTTTTTCTGTATTGACCAATACATTTTCACCTTATTTATTCATAGTGTTATatagctattatttattttacagtcatTTACAGTTACTATAAAGCAAGCTATGttctaattattacttaatttaaaatagttttatcatttttttttaaaccatagaCATGAACATATCAAACCAAAAGTTACTATAAAAGGATTACACATCAAAACACATACATATACCTGCGGCTCAAACCTAAAGTCAGAAGAGTCCTGGGTCGActaaaaaacctaataaattataaaaccaaagAAACAACAAATCCAATCCAACCAAATTATCCAATAAAAGGTCTGTTCATCGCACCCTTTCCCATGTGGGACATGTCATTAGGAATTTTCATGTTCAATCTCAACTTTCACATAGAAATTGTGTATCAAGTCCTTATATACATCAAAGGTGTGCTTTGGTATTCCTTTGTGCTTCTAATTTTGGTGCTAGATTACAAGTATATACTcgaaattttgatgtattttttgtcAAGTTTGACTTTGATATGTTTGTAGCCATAATGTTTTACTGCCTACATTTGTGCATACTAAACCATTAAAAGTGACACGTAGCAGAGTACTATACATACAGATACATTTATGACAATTTCAAATGTCCACAGTCATTTTACCATTATAGATAATCCATCATAAAActttacttcaaacaaagaagaaaaTACCCTCAAGTTActtatatttgacatttttattgacaATTTCATATTTTCCAAGATCCTTAAACTTCTCAGGAAGAAACTTGAGCTCATTTTCAATGTTCCGGTAAGCAGAGGTATTTTGGATGATACCAATGTAGGGTGTAGAGGTCTGAGTCTTCACTTCTCTCTTCCTCCAATCTCTTGGGACTCTGATAAAGTTATCTGCAGTCCTAACTTGAACCATTGGTGACTCATCTGATGAGCCATCTTCTGACTCTTGCAACTCCTCTAGAGATATTGTTTGATTGTCAAGCAACTTCCCTTTCCGCACATCCTTCTCTTTCGTCTTACCTCGTCGAGGATACTTACTGCGTTCTGTGAAGGGAGATAACTGATCATCATCTGTCATGacatttacaacagtttcctcCACAGGTGCACTTACAATCCTATTTCTTTTTTTCTGAGGAGAGCCAGGGGATTTTTTAATAGGATCACTGTGCCTACGATGTTTATCctctctttttattttttctcttgtGATACTGCTTTTAACATCATTAGGATGGTCAGATGCATCCTCAAACACATCAATAGACGACTCCTCACTAGTTTTCTCCTCTATGGTTTCTGTTTCATCAGTCTTTGTCTCTTCAGTCTTTGTTTCTTCTGTCGTTGCATCAGATGTTGCTTCTGCACCTGTGAATAAatagtatagttttttaaatgtgcattttacataatgaaacattcttaaaatatttgtctcAATATTTTACCACATTTGGACACCTCTGAAATCATACTATATGTTATGAGAGTTCTAAAGAATCTAATCTAATACTTGTTTATTCTAAAggcaaaatgtaaatatagtaatatttttatgatatttttgacTGACAACTGTGAAAATTCTCTACAGCAAAATTGTAATTGTTGTTTATTGGATTGGGGTTAAGAGAGATAACTTCCATGCAATGATGATGTGAATATGGAAGGACTTGATTTAACTAAGCCCAAACCTCTTTTGTTGCAAGACCCCAATACATGATGAAGAACTATACCCGACAAGAGGTTACCATGTTTTTTTTGCAGAACATTGTGGATCTAGTATGATGTGGTGTATGGATCTAGTATGGATCTCTAATATAGTGTATGGCTATCATCTTCAACTCTAAGGCTGTTATGTGTGAAATCAGTGCAATTGTACAGATATTCAAAGGACTCATTAGCACAGGGACTTTTTGGATCTCGAACAAAGTTTTGAAGATTAAACCCTCAAGTACCATAGCCTTACAGCATCATGTGGACAGAGAACAACTAAATAGTAAAATCACCAGCAGATCATTCTGACATACATATCATCACATCTTAAGGGCATAGCAGATACTTGCTCTGTGATGATGATCACCATGCTGACCCAATCCACTGGTGTAGAATAGCAATAAGTTTCCAACTCCGGAGCAACCTTTAGGTGAATTTGGAGATTCTTTGGTTGTTCATGTAAAGCGAGATTTGAGGCAGAATCTTTCACGTCTACTATAAGTGGAGTTTAAGAACTTGATGTTCAATGATGAGTCTTTGAAATCTTGCATCGAATATCACATGTAgtttttgttttacaactttaattACTGCATGTTATTTTTCATTGGATACCCTCATGCTCTACAGAAGGGAAGATTAACTTAGCAGAATGACAAGAGTCTTTTAGTTTTAAGGCAGATCATGAGTTATCCTACTTCTCTGGGCAGGAAAAATAGTTTTGAAGGTCTGGACTGTACTTGGTTATGATAACGTTGGAATTAAAATCCCCATGGGAGACTAATAATCcaaaacaatatgtttatgaAGCCAACAAGTTAGAACCTCTGCACCATTCTATTTGTCAGAGGAATTTCTCCTGCTGTTACTATGTACACTGTTAAAGTGGGAGTCAGAGGTATGCAAACAAAAtcatttgatttatttctatGGATCTGGAAACTTAAATAGGTGCAGAACCTTGTGGGTGCAGAAACTGTCTGAGAGATGTGGAGAAGTACAAAACAAGTAATGAGCATAGCAAGCAAAGCAGTAATGATGAATTTTGCAATTTCTTGAAGGAGGTAAAAATCTCAAACAGGCAGTTTAATCTGTattaattacttttcttaaaaCCACTTCTGTTCAGTCTCTTACATTGTGTTACAGTGACACAGTGTGTTTGATTTGATACCTTAAGAAGTAAAAATATCCTCAAATACTTTATGTCCATTGAACTAATTAAAGTTATTCCCTTTTGTAAATGTGATTAGTAATAGATTTCTTTTAAACTGTCCAGTTTTTATAGAGGTCATAA
It includes:
- the LOC124370676 gene encoding uncharacterized protein LOC124370676, whose protein sequence is MMVLTGEDMSLLCVYDLGGELSPQNMYSKDHDPDVTKSSTNWNKLDLPIQSALEKHPPYIYDNGVSSTLNISGNYSDDVEGFYSCWLHYPFPSQPGYNTISYGVVTAGTIKEGVYWLQDLILFSLVLALVLVCLTVLWLIAELVFDLKYKSGFYRCRKLKGDEARNVLHNILFSNQGLLILGDEIAAHRAMFRFDKTLQVEERVSRSDIEAEERTSAEEAETSGAEATSDATTEETKTEETKTDETETIEEKTSEESSIDVFEDASDHPNDVKSSITREKIKREDKHRRHSDPIKKSPGSPQKKRNRIVSAPVEETVVNVMTDDDQLSPFTERSKYPRRGKTKEKDVRKGKLLDNQTISLEELQESEDGSSDESPMVQVRTADNFIRVPRDWRKREVKTQTSTPYIGIIQNTSAYRNIENELKFLPEKFKDLGKYEIVNKNVKYK